One genomic window of Polyangium aurulentum includes the following:
- a CDS encoding NAD-dependent epimerase/dehydratase family protein: MSLVVITGGAGFIGANLAERLLGSGREVLIFDNLSRPGVERNLEWLRERHGNLLQVVIGDVRDERAVDEAISKASAVFHFAAQVAVTTSLTHPIEDFEVNARGTLNVLEAIRRQSKPPPLLFTSTNKVYGSLPDITFTKVGQRYTPSLQNVAERGISEERPLDFHSPYGCSKGAADQYVLDYARTFGIPATVFRMSCIYGPRQFGTEDQGWVAHFLIRAASGAPLIFYGDGMQVRDILFVDDLVDAFLLAQQHIDRTAGKAFNIGGGVSNTTSLLELVDMIGELSGSRPAVTFSAWRPGDQRYYVSDIRAFGEAVGWAPRVGVREGLERLQRWVHALRERSVSKPLVAASAP, from the coding sequence ATGAGCCTCGTCGTCATCACGGGCGGGGCTGGCTTCATCGGGGCGAACCTGGCCGAACGGCTGCTCGGGAGCGGCCGCGAGGTGCTCATCTTCGACAACCTGTCGCGCCCCGGGGTGGAGAGAAACCTCGAATGGCTGCGCGAGCGCCACGGCAACCTGCTTCAGGTGGTGATCGGCGACGTGCGCGACGAGCGCGCGGTGGACGAGGCCATCTCGAAGGCGTCCGCGGTGTTTCATTTCGCCGCGCAGGTCGCGGTGACGACGAGCCTCACCCACCCGATCGAAGATTTCGAGGTGAACGCGCGGGGCACGCTGAACGTGCTCGAGGCGATTCGCCGGCAGAGCAAGCCGCCTCCGCTGCTCTTCACCTCGACGAACAAGGTCTACGGCAGCCTGCCGGACATCACGTTCACCAAGGTCGGCCAGCGCTACACGCCGTCGCTGCAGAACGTGGCCGAGCGTGGGATCAGCGAGGAGCGACCGCTCGATTTCCACAGCCCGTACGGCTGCTCGAAGGGCGCGGCGGATCAGTACGTGCTCGATTACGCCCGCACCTTCGGGATCCCGGCCACGGTGTTCCGCATGAGCTGCATCTACGGGCCGCGGCAGTTCGGCACGGAGGATCAGGGCTGGGTGGCGCATTTCCTCATCCGCGCGGCCTCCGGAGCGCCGCTCATCTTTTATGGTGACGGGATGCAGGTGCGCGACATCCTCTTCGTCGACGACCTCGTGGATGCCTTCCTCCTCGCCCAGCAGCACATCGATCGCACGGCGGGCAAGGCCTTCAACATCGGCGGGGGCGTGTCGAATACGACGAGCCTGCTCGAGCTGGTCGACATGATCGGTGAGCTGAGCGGCTCGCGCCCGGCGGTGACCTTCAGCGCGTGGCGGCCTGGCGATCAACGCTACTACGTCTCCGATATCCGCGCCTTCGGTGAGGCGGTCGGGTGGGCGCCGCGGGTGGGCGTGCGCGAGGGGCTGGAGAGGCTCCAACGGTGGGTGCACGCGCTGCGCGAGCGTTCGGTCTCGAAGCCCCTGGTCGCAGCGAGCGCTCCATGA